From Salvelinus sp. IW2-2015 unplaced genomic scaffold, ASM291031v2 Un_scaffold8796, whole genome shotgun sequence:
acttcagagtgttttctatccaatactaataataatatgcatatattagcaactatgactgaggagcaggccgtttactctgggcacctctgtgcacctttcatccaagctactcaatcctgcccctgcagccataagaagttaaccagtTGAAGTGTTTTGTATAAACAGTTGCAGAGGTGTTCATAACCAGTTGACGAGTGGTGTATAACCATTTGAAGAGGTGTTTATAACCAGTTGACGAGtggtgtataaccagttgaagagGTGTGTATAACCAGTTAATGTGTGGTGTATAACCGGTTAAAGAGGtgtgtataaccagttgaagagGTGTGTATATAGTTGAAGAGGtgtgtataaccagttgaagagGTGTGTATAACTAGTTAAAGAGGTGTGTATAAACAGTTGAGAGTGGTGTATAACCAGTTTAGGCGTGGTGTATAACCAGTTGCAGAGtggtgtataaccagttgaagagtggtgtataaccagttgaagagtggtgtataaccagttgaagagtggtgtataaccagttgaagagGTATGTGTAACCAGTTGAAGAGtggtgtataaccagttgaagaggtatgtataaccagttgaagagTGGTATCTACCTTTTGTATTACGTGTGTAATATTGtctataatcaaatcaaactttttttatTCAGCACATTTCTTACAGAGGATGCATTTGAAAGTGTTtaattaacaaataaaataatacatgttGAGAAAGATAATAACTAGACAAATTAAAATAGTAAATCAGTGAACCTTAGAGACTaatgcattaaaataaataatccaaGAAATTTGAAATGGGATATAACACGTTTATAATTGGTTTAAACCTGTGTTATTTCTCCTGTAGGTGGATGCCAGGCTAACGCCCCTGGCCGCCATGGGGCTGGACCGCAATGCCTTGATGCGGGACGGCCGCCGCCATCACGGCAGCGTAGTTTACCCAGGGATCCGAGCGCTGTCGGCCGAGAAGCCCCACGAGGGGTCCACTACCCTCCCCCTCAGCTACAACCGGGACGGCCTTCCAGACCTCCTCTACAAGCCTGACGTTTCCATGGACCGGAGCAAGCCTACCAATGGCTACCTGGACCTGTACAAGAGCTCTCCACCAAGCCTCCATAGAGGACCAGAAGGGCTGGACAGGAGAGGTGTGGGACCTGGGGGGGAGAAGCCCTCAGAGCTGGGTCTGGGGGGTGCTGGTGCAGGAGCAGGCGGGTACCTGCGTCTGCCCTGGGGGCTGAGCCGGGGGCTGTACCCCGAGGCGGGCCTCTACCCCTATATGGACTCTTCCAAGTATGCGGCCCTCAGCATGTACAAGGCCCAGTTCCTCAATCAGCCCAGCCCCTACCTGCCCCAGCACCTGGCCTACCAGTCCCTCTGTGCCTCCCAGGGGGGGAACATGAACCCTGCTGCTGCCTCGGCCACCGAGAGGCTCTACTTCATGCCCCCCTACCCCCCGtcccccatctcctcccccctGGTGGGGTCTCCCATGAGGATCCCAGCGGTGTCGGTGGCCCCCACCTCCATGGTGCACTGCCAGGAGAAGGGATTGAGTGTCGGGTCTCGTGTCCACCACGAGGGGTCTCCGTTTGGGCAGCAGCTTCACcagcctccccctccaccccagcACCTTCAGCCCCCCCACACAGACCGAGACAGACCCCCCAGCAGGAGCAGTAAGCCCACTAGACCCACCTCAAACAAAGGAGCCAGCAACAGCAGTGGTAgtattagtggtggtggtgttagtAATAGCCTTCCCATTGATTCCTCCCCTCGTGCCTCTACTCGCCTCCCCCAGCCTGCTCCTCCCCTGCCTCCCACTCTCAGCGACAGCACCTTAGACCTACAGAGGCCAGTCCCTCGAATAGGGCcaccatcttcctcctcttcccagtCGATGCCTCACCCATTCTATGTGAGCAGCATTGCTCAAGAGCACCCCTCCCCCGCCCGGCCCAGCCCCCACAAACACAGACCCAGGGATGGGGCGTCAGAGCACAGGGCTGGGGGGTGTGAAAGGAAACCCAATCAGTCCCCTTCTAAACCGTCCTCTGAGCGGAAAACCCCACCAAACAAGACTACCAAAGACCCAGCAGACCCAAAGCCTCTGGATCTCTCTGGAAGGCTGCTGGAGTTTGACCTGCCTCCCAACAGCTTCCCCATCAAGATGGAAGCTCTGGGGTCTCTGGGGCCTCGGTACGGACATCCCCCCAGCCGGGAGCTCCTGAAGGAgaccctctcaccctcctcccacccctcccacTCAGTGGTCAGCAGCACTTTCTCCAAGGCCCCAGACAGGCCAGAGATGATCAGCACTTTGCACTCCTCCTGGGTGGTGCCCACCTCTACACCCATCTCCACCATTGGGTCCACCcaaacacacccccaccccccagccCTATCCCCCAGGCCCAGCCCAGACCCCCTAGGGAAACGCTCCTCTCCTTCAGTCATCAAACACAAGGTTATAGAGAGAGTCCTGCCCCAGTCCCAGCAAAACAGCCCATCCTGCCTCAGGGTTGGAGAGCCACATACTACCCCAATACCTTCCAATCACAAGCCTGCCTCCACGATGCCCCCGTCCCCCAAACCCAATGGTGATTGGCCCAATCACagccccagccaatcagaaggttCCCCCATGGCCGGCCATCATAGGAGCTCCACAGAGAAGCCTCTTAAAGCCCCCAAGAGGGCTGAGACGTCCCAGGAGGTGTCTCCCTATACTAAACGTCCCTGTCTGGAGAATACCAACGGGCACCCGCCCAGCCACCTTTACCTAGCTCACAGCATGGCCTACGCCAACCGATACCTGCACTACTCTGTACCCGACAGCATGgccctccattctctccctctgccaGGGAAGGGCCCAGCCTACCCTCACCCCGTCCTGCTGGGCAGTAGCAGCCTGTATCCCTCCCACCTGGCAGCCAAACAGCCCTTACCCTATCACAGCCATGCTGGGGAGTACCTCACCTTCAACTCCCAGGAGATGACCCACCCTCTGATGCACGCACATCCAGACTCCAAAGCCCTGGAGCAGGCAGATCAGGGGCCCAAGTGCCGGGGCCATGGTCAGGACAAACCTAGGGGTCTCACAGACGATTGTGGTGGGTCCCGCAGGGGCCGAAGTGGTGTGGAAACAGGAGAGGGGTTCCACGTGAAGCCCAAAAGAGAGGacggggagcagggagggagccAGCCCAGACCCACTTCCTCCTCCAGCCTCAGTACCCCCTCCAAAGACCGTATCATCTGCATTGACCTCGTCCACTCCGACACAGATGGAGAATCCACTCCGACCACCAACCAAGTCTCTGGCAACCAACACAAGTGTTGCCATGGCAACATTAGGGAAGTGGAACGGGAGCCAAAACACCAACTGCATTACCACCACCCCCACCATATTCATCACCACCCCAGCCCAAGCTCCACCATGACAACtatccacacagacagacaaccagagaCCCTCTGTGTGAGACCCAAGCCCCTCCAGGAGACGTGCTGTCCAGGTGTGGCCTCTAGCCCACCTCAGGGCTCCCCAAAGCTGGTTAATTGGGCAGAGGAGAGTCCCGTGGACCAGAGCCCTTCCTCAGACCCAGGGGAACAGGACCAGAGCACCCTGCGCTGTGCCCGAACGTCTGGTGACCGCAAGTCTGTCGACCACATCTCTGGCAACCGCACGCCTGGTGAACGCACGTCTGGAGTCCGCACAACTGGGGATTGTGACCACAAGTCTGGCGACCACTTGTCTAGAGATGGCACGTTTTCTTGCGACTTCacgtctggagaggagagagaagagatggacagaCAAACCTCCTCCCACCCCATCCATCGCTACATGGACCtggggaaggagagggacagtgaaagagagagcgtTGGAGACACAGAGGAGTCACATGGAGAAGGGGATGAGGACGAAGAGGGTGGGCGAAGAGGCTCACGGAGGACCAGCCTGACCAAGAGGATCGCTAGCTCCTCGGGCTATGTGGGTGACCGCATCAAATGTGTCACGACCGAGCTGTATGCAGACTCTAGCAAGCTGAGCCGGGAACAGCGCGCCCTGCAGGTGAGTTGAGAGAAATGCGGACGTAGTTGGGTTGGGGGATGTGATGGTAGCCTGACTCTTCATCTGAGGTCATTTACACTTTATATGGTACGTTACCATGTGACCTGTGCAGGAATCAAAGCTACAACAATGGTCAATTCTGCCACTTATTTTAGCGGCCCATAGACTGTCATATTATTCAGACAATATATGACTTCATATAGGATATGTCTTAGAATCAGTCTATGGATCAGATACCTGCTCCCCATAGCTGAACTTGCAGGGTGAGGGTTAGTTCAGGGTTATAGGCTTATACCAGCCCTTTGCGGTTGCCTCTGAGATTGAGAGGACATTTGAAGCATGACAGTTGACAGTCAGTGAGTTAGTACAAGGCCAGTTCAAAGGTTAACCTAGGCCTGTGAGTTGTCTAGGCAACATTGGTTAGGTTGTTTGCGTGCTCTGTGTATCTAGCTTGGGAGAAATAGAGTGAGGGGAGAGATAGTGAAATACAAAGGCAGGTTCCAAAAGCATGTGTTGCTGTCTGCTGAGCGGTAGGGCTTCACATTGTGACCGGGCAGCCTCATGGTTCCGGCTGTGCCTAACCCCAAGGTGAGCCAGAGGGGCTGGAGGGTGATGGATGGGGTTCCCCCTTCACCCACCCTGGCCTTATCCAAGGTCACCCACCCTGGCCTTATCCAAGGTCACACATCCCTTCCCCCAAGGCTATTAGTGCCTGGCTcctcacacacactgaacacattaagacacgcacacaccagggtttccgttagccggtaatagccagttttgtcccccaaaaataaaattgaaaagcCGATTTAAATAGAATTGGTGCCCGCCAATTGTCTGGGAGAAGAGGAATAAATCCCATTGTAAAATAAGGCTTTTTAGCCTCGTCATTGATGCAAATGCcagtcgatggaaatacatttggctggtcatgcttatcggtctatgttaatttgcataattttgtggaattaatttggtgtgtgtactgtatattcgttatgtatcttatttagcatacaga
This genomic window contains:
- the LOC112079638 gene encoding BCL-6 corepressor gives rise to the protein MGLDRNALMRDGRRHHGSVVYPGIRALSAEKPHEGSTTLPLSYNRDGLPDLLYKPDVSMDRSKPTNGYLDLYKSSPPSLHRGPEGLDRRGVGPGGEKPSELGLGGAGAGAGGYLRLPWGLSRGLYPEAGLYPYMDSSKYAALSMYKAQFLNQPSPYLPQHLAYQSLCASQGGNMNPAAASATERLYFMPPYPPSPISSPLVGSPMRIPAVSVAPTSMVHCQEKGLSVGSRVHHEGSPFGQQLHQPPPPPQHLQPPHTDRDRPPSRSSKPTRPTSNKGASNSSGSISGGGVSNSLPIDSSPRASTRLPQPAPPLPPTLSDSTLDLQRPVPRIGPPSSSSSQSMPHPFYVSSIAQEHPSPARPSPHKHRPRDGASEHRAGGCERKPNQSPSKPSSERKTPPNKTTKDPADPKPLDLSGRLLEFDLPPNSFPIKMEALGSLGPRYGHPPSRELLKETLSPSSHPSHSVVSSTFSKAPDRPEMISTLHSSWVVPTSTPISTIGSTQTHPHPPALSPRPSPDPLGKRSSPSVIKHKVIERVLPQSQQNSPSCLRVGEPHTTPIPSNHKPASTMPPSPKPNGDWPNHSPSQSEGSPMAGHHRSSTEKPLKAPKRAETSQEVSPYTKRPCLENTNGHPPSHLYLAHSMAYANRYLHYSVPDSMALHSLPLPGKGPAYPHPVLLGSSSLYPSHLAAKQPLPYHSHAGEYLTFNSQEMTHPLMHAHPDSKALEQADQGPKCRGHGQDKPRGLTDDCGGSRRGRSGVETGEGFHVKPKREDGEQGGSQPRPTSSSSLSTPSKDRIICIDLVHSDTDGESTPTTNQVSGNQHKCCHGNIREVEREPKHQLHYHHPHHIHHHPSPSSTMTTIHTDRQPETLCVRPKPLQETCCPGVASSPPQGSPKLVNWAEESPVDQSPSSDPGEQDQSTLRCARTSGDRKSVDHISGNRTPGERTSGVRTTGDCDHKSGDHLSRDGTFSCDFTSGEEREEMDRQTSSHPIHRYMDLGKERDSERESVGDTEESHGEGDEDEEGGRRGSRRTSLTKRIASSSGYVGDRIKCVTTELYADSSKLSREQRALQVS